A DNA window from Chryseobacterium sp. MEBOG06 contains the following coding sequences:
- a CDS encoding CDP-alcohol phosphatidyltransferase family protein, with product MDFIKNNLANALTLANLFAGCVGAIHLILGDYQTTAICLVLSSVFDFFDGFVARALKSNSNLGLQLDSLADMVSFGLIPGLVMYKALEPFGSDLSGLHLPFEIKYFGLVVTTFSCLRLAIFNLDEEQRYYFKGLNTPTNTVLLFGLYYAFKETGAFSFLFDSELLLILLTIITSWLLISPVKMMAMKFKSKQLKDNYPKIVLLVGGIAILALFQIVGIPMLVIYYIFVSMIFQGQLK from the coding sequence ATGGATTTTATAAAAAATAATCTGGCCAATGCCTTGACCCTTGCTAATTTATTTGCAGGATGTGTGGGTGCAATACACCTTATTTTAGGAGATTATCAGACTACGGCGATCTGCCTTGTTCTGTCTTCTGTCTTTGATTTTTTTGACGGTTTTGTAGCCAGAGCTTTAAAATCAAATTCCAACCTTGGGCTTCAGCTTGATTCTCTTGCTGATATGGTGAGCTTCGGATTAATTCCCGGACTTGTCATGTACAAAGCACTTGAACCATTTGGCAGTGACTTATCAGGACTTCATCTTCCGTTTGAAATTAAATATTTCGGGTTAGTAGTGACTACATTCTCTTGTTTAAGACTCGCAATTTTTAACCTTGATGAGGAACAGCGTTATTATTTTAAAGGACTGAATACACCTACCAATACAGTTCTTCTTTTCGGATTGTATTATGCTTTCAAAGAAACCGGAGCCTTCAGCTTTTTATTTGACAGCGAATTGCTGCTGATTCTGCTTACTATTATTACCTCATGGCTTCTGATCAGCCCTGTCAAAATGATGGCAATGAAGTTTAAATCCAAGCAATTAAAAGACAATTATCCAAAAATAGTACTGCTTGTTGGCGGTATTGCCATTCTTGCTCTATTTCAGATTGTAGGAATTCCGATGCTTGTTATTTATTATATATTCGTATCAATGATATTTCAGGGACAGTTGAAATAG
- a CDS encoding Fur family transcriptional regulator — protein sequence MDTIQKEKNIALIKDVLRNYLLEKGFRNTPERYTILEEIYNMDHHFNVDDLYLLMMQKKYHVSKATIYNTIEIFLDAGLIRKHQFGEKTLTSSSYEKSYFDKQHDHLVIYKKDSDKEIEEIIEFCDPRIQGIKEAIEEAFGVKIDSHSLYFYGTKND from the coding sequence ATGGATACGATACAAAAAGAAAAAAATATAGCTTTAATCAAGGACGTGCTAAGGAACTACTTATTAGAAAAGGGGTTTAGAAACACACCTGAAAGATATACGATATTAGAAGAGATTTATAATATGGATCATCACTTTAATGTAGATGATCTGTATCTTCTGATGATGCAGAAGAAATATCATGTTTCTAAAGCTACCATTTACAACACTATTGAGATTTTCCTTGATGCAGGCTTAATCCGTAAGCACCAGTTCGGAGAAAAAACACTGACCTCTTCATCTTATGAAAAGTCTTATTTTGATAAACAGCATGATCACCTGGTGATCTACAAAAAGGACTCTGACAAAGAGATTGAAGAAATTATTGAATTCTGCGACCCAAGAATCCAAGGAATCAAAGAAGCCATTGAAGAAGCATTTGGCGTAAAAATTGATTCTCATTCGCTATATTTCTATGGCAC
- a CDS encoding DUF6341 family protein produces MTSFFLFLSKVFKWSFGFYDTFGNVLNWILFTVCCVLFTYWCYVLVAKLGGDKDKDYYSPTEGKNPYYDPKIYKKEG; encoded by the coding sequence ATGACGTCTTTCTTTCTATTCTTAAGCAAAGTTTTCAAATGGTCTTTTGGTTTCTATGATACCTTTGGAAATGTGTTAAACTGGATTCTATTTACCGTTTGTTGTGTATTGTTTACATACTGGTGCTACGTATTAGTGGCAAAACTAGGTGGAGACAAAGATAAAGACTATTATTCTCCTACGGAAGGTAAGAACCCTTACTATGATCCGAAAATCTATAAAAAAGAAGGTTAA
- a CDS encoding putative signal transducing protein: protein MSELIRFKFYETALEANRDKQILAENGINSFIANEQLIQSDWLLSQAVGGIQLQVFEEDVEKANLALQNYKDNEQYSLEVEHTIEDPEFDFVCPKCGSNHIYRDDKATSFFGISFLTSHKFICYYCGNEFNHS, encoded by the coding sequence ATGTCTGAACTGATTCGTTTTAAGTTTTATGAAACTGCCCTTGAAGCCAACAGGGACAAACAGATATTGGCTGAAAACGGAATCAACAGCTTTATTGCCAATGAACAGCTGATCCAGTCTGACTGGCTGCTTTCGCAAGCTGTAGGAGGAATTCAGCTGCAGGTTTTTGAGGAGGATGTGGAAAAAGCCAATCTGGCCCTCCAGAACTATAAAGACAATGAGCAATATTCATTGGAAGTGGAACACACCATTGAGGATCCGGAGTTTGATTTTGTATGCCCGAAATGTGGTTCCAATCATATTTACAGGGATGACAAAGCTACCAGTTTCTTTGGTATTTCATTTCTGACGAGTCATAAGTTTATCTGCTATTATTGCGGAAATGAATTTAATCATTCATAA
- a CDS encoding DUF3109 family protein, whose product MIQIDDKLISEEIFSEEFVCNLTKCKGACCVEGDVGAPLDKDELEILDSIFDKIKPYLTKEGVKALEEQGTWTTDPHDGMYVTPMVEDRECAYVTFDEKGITKCGIEKAYEDGAVDWQKPISCHLYPIRVTEYSAFTALNYHEWNVCSDACTLGKELQVPVYKFLKTPLTRKYGEDFYAVLSEAADEWKKEYGS is encoded by the coding sequence ATGATTCAGATAGACGATAAATTGATTTCTGAGGAAATTTTTTCCGAAGAATTTGTTTGCAACCTTACCAAGTGTAAAGGTGCATGTTGTGTGGAAGGAGATGTAGGAGCTCCGTTGGACAAAGACGAGCTTGAAATATTGGACAGTATTTTTGATAAAATAAAGCCTTACCTGACTAAGGAAGGTGTGAAAGCCCTTGAAGAACAGGGAACATGGACTACTGATCCACACGACGGAATGTATGTTACTCCTATGGTGGAGGACCGTGAATGTGCTTATGTAACCTTTGATGAAAAGGGAATTACAAAATGTGGCATTGAAAAAGCGTATGAAGATGGTGCTGTAGACTGGCAAAAGCCTATTTCATGCCATTTATACCCTATTCGTGTTACAGAATATTCTGCATTTACCGCTTTGAATTATCATGAATGGAATGTATGCAGTGATGCCTGTACACTAGGGAAAGAACTTCAGGTTCCTGTTTATAAGTTTTTGAAAACTCCGCTGACCAGAAAATACGGAGAAGATTTCTATGCCGTTCTAAGCGAAGCTGCTGATGAGTGGAAAAAAGAATATGGTTCTTAG
- a CDS encoding RNA polymerase sigma factor, translated as MSIEQEKKFVEFFKPNQRLIHKICKIYTDNAEDHEDLFQEITIQLWKSFPGFKGQAKFSTWMYRVALNTAITLFRNPRRKAMQTVEFDRISLTIEYEAYEEDEYKLKRMYKAIYEMSDIEKALIMMYLEDKPYKEIGEILGITEGNARVKMNRAKNNLKAQISTK; from the coding sequence ATGAGCATAGAACAAGAGAAGAAATTTGTGGAGTTTTTTAAGCCCAATCAAAGACTTATTCACAAAATATGTAAAATATATACCGATAATGCTGAAGATCATGAAGATCTTTTTCAGGAGATCACCATTCAGTTATGGAAATCTTTTCCGGGATTTAAAGGACAAGCTAAATTTTCTACATGGATGTACCGTGTAGCATTGAATACTGCTATTACATTATTCAGAAATCCCAGAAGAAAAGCAATGCAGACGGTAGAATTTGACAGGATTTCTCTTACAATAGAATATGAAGCTTATGAAGAGGATGAGTATAAGCTTAAAAGAATGTATAAAGCCATCTACGAAATGTCTGACATAGAAAAAGCGCTCATCATGATGTATTTGGAAGATAAACCTTACAAAGAAATAGGGGAGATTCTCGGAATAACAGAAGGAAATGCTAGAGTAAAGATGAACAGAGCAAAAAATAATTTAAAAGCCCAAATAAGCACAAAATAA
- a CDS encoding universal stress protein — translation MINIVLPVDFGDKTEQLVEGAIKFAKQLNGRIYLIHVAPSDIGFAIGDMGFQYFPEVEANEIREELVQLNKIEQRIITHNIDCEHLLKQGLAKDIILEHAEAKNADYIVMGSHGRSGIYDVFVGSLTKGITKSSKIPVLVLPIHE, via the coding sequence ATGATAAATATTGTGTTGCCCGTAGATTTTGGGGATAAAACAGAGCAATTGGTGGAAGGTGCCATAAAATTTGCAAAACAGCTCAACGGAAGAATTTATCTGATTCATGTAGCTCCATCAGATATCGGCTTTGCCATTGGGGATATGGGATTTCAATATTTTCCGGAAGTAGAAGCGAACGAAATCAGAGAGGAGCTGGTTCAGCTGAATAAGATTGAACAAAGAATTATCACTCATAATATAGATTGTGAACACCTGCTGAAACAGGGGCTTGCCAAAGACATTATTCTGGAGCATGCCGAAGCAAAAAATGCAGACTATATCGTCATGGGATCACACGGCAGAAGCGGAATTTATGATGTATTTGTAGGAAGCCTTACAAAAGGGATTACAAAGAGTTCAAAAATCCCTGTGCTGGTATTACCCATCCACGAATAA
- a CDS encoding pyruvate dehydrogenase complex E1 component subunit beta: MAEYTFREVIAQAMSEEMRKDESIFLMGEEVAEYNGAYKASKGMLDEFGSKRVIDTPIAELGFTGIAVGSAMNGNRPIVEYMTFNFALVGIDQIINNAAKIRQMSGGQWNCPIVFRGPTASAGQLGATHSQAFESWFANCPGLKVVVPSNPYDAKGLLKTAIQDNDPVIFMESEQMYGDKMEIPEEEYYLPIGKAEIKREGTDVTLVSFGKIMKLAIQAAEDMAKEGISVEVIDLRTIRPLDFDTVLESVKKTNRLVILEEAWPFGSVSSEITYMVQQKAFDYLDAPIKRITTPDAPAPYSAALFAEWFPKLEKVKEEIKKAMYVK; the protein is encoded by the coding sequence ATGGCAGAATATACTTTTCGTGAGGTAATTGCACAGGCAATGAGCGAGGAAATGCGTAAAGACGAATCCATCTTTTTAATGGGGGAGGAAGTTGCAGAATACAATGGTGCATATAAAGCTTCAAAAGGAATGTTGGATGAATTTGGTTCTAAAAGAGTGATCGATACCCCTATTGCTGAGCTTGGTTTTACAGGTATTGCTGTGGGTTCTGCGATGAACGGTAACAGACCAATTGTAGAGTATATGACATTCAATTTCGCTTTAGTAGGAATTGATCAGATTATCAATAATGCAGCAAAAATCCGTCAGATGAGTGGAGGTCAGTGGAACTGTCCAATCGTTTTCCGTGGTCCTACTGCTTCAGCAGGACAATTGGGAGCTACACACTCTCAGGCATTTGAAAGCTGGTTCGCAAACTGTCCTGGATTAAAAGTAGTTGTTCCTTCCAACCCTTATGATGCAAAAGGATTATTGAAAACAGCAATTCAGGATAATGATCCGGTTATCTTCATGGAGTCTGAGCAGATGTATGGAGATAAAATGGAAATCCCTGAGGAAGAATATTACTTACCAATAGGAAAAGCAGAAATAAAGAGAGAAGGTACAGATGTTACTTTGGTTTCTTTCGGTAAAATCATGAAGCTGGCTATTCAGGCTGCTGAAGATATGGCTAAAGAAGGAATTTCTGTAGAAGTTATTGATCTTAGAACAATTCGTCCACTTGATTTTGATACTGTTTTAGAATCAGTGAAGAAAACAAATAGATTAGTTATTTTAGAAGAAGCTTGGCCATTTGGTTCTGTATCTTCTGAAATTACTTACATGGTACAGCAGAAAGCATTTGATTATTTAGATGCGCCTATCAAGAGAATTACAACTCCTGATGCACCTGCACCTTATTCTGCAGCATTATTTGCAGAATGGTTCCCCAAACTTGAAAAAGTAAAAGAGGAAATCAAAAAAGCGATGTACGTAAAATAG
- a CDS encoding fumarylacetoacetate hydrolase family protein: MKIICIGRNYSEHAKELGNEIPENPVIFMKPDTAVLKGNDFYIPEFSNDIHYELEVVLKVSKGGKYIQKDTAHKHYEELSLGIDFTARDLQSELKSKGLPWELAKGFDGSAVVGNFFKKENYNAENIHFSLLKNKEKVQDGNTKDMLFHFDDIIAFASQYFTLRVGDLIFTGTPKGVGKVEENDILEAYLEEEKILDVRIL; encoded by the coding sequence ATGAAAATAATCTGTATAGGACGAAACTACAGTGAGCACGCAAAAGAATTAGGAAATGAAATTCCTGAAAATCCTGTTATTTTCATGAAACCGGACACAGCGGTTTTAAAAGGGAATGATTTTTATATTCCGGAATTTTCAAATGACATCCACTATGAACTGGAAGTAGTATTGAAAGTATCAAAAGGAGGAAAGTATATTCAGAAAGACACAGCTCATAAGCATTATGAGGAGCTTAGTCTGGGAATAGATTTCACCGCAAGAGATCTGCAGAGTGAGCTGAAATCAAAAGGGCTTCCATGGGAACTTGCCAAAGGCTTTGACGGCTCTGCGGTTGTAGGCAATTTCTTTAAAAAAGAAAACTACAATGCTGAAAATATTCATTTTTCATTGTTGAAAAACAAAGAAAAGGTACAGGATGGCAATACAAAAGATATGTTATTTCATTTCGATGACATCATCGCATTTGCTTCTCAGTATTTCACACTAAGAGTAGGTGATCTTATTTTTACAGGAACTCCAAAAGGGGTTGGAAAAGTGGAAGAAAATGACATTCTTGAAGCTTATCTTGAAGAAGAAAAAATCCTTGATGTCCGAATATTATAA
- a CDS encoding 3'-5' exonuclease, with amino-acid sequence MNLKLYKPLCIFDLETTGTNIGKDRIVEICILKVNPDASRESKTWRINPEMSIPKESSEIHGIYDEDVKDAPTFRDIASKVMDMISGSDLGGFNSNRFDVPLLAEELLRVGMDFDLSKFRLVDAQTIFHKKEPRNLGAAYQFYCGKTLENAHSAEADVMATFEVLDAQVGKYEDIPNEIAPLSEFTFHNKNADLAGFIGYNDKMEEVFNFGKYKGQGVKAVFQKDLGYFGWLQNADFPLYTKKVFTKIQLTGKF; translated from the coding sequence ATGAATTTAAAACTCTATAAACCACTTTGTATTTTCGATCTTGAAACAACCGGAACAAACATCGGAAAAGACAGAATTGTTGAAATCTGTATTTTAAAGGTAAATCCTGATGCTTCCAGAGAAAGCAAGACATGGCGTATCAATCCTGAAATGTCTATTCCCAAAGAAAGCAGTGAGATCCACGGAATTTATGATGAAGATGTAAAAGATGCTCCTACTTTCAGGGATATTGCCTCTAAGGTAATGGATATGATTTCGGGAAGTGATCTTGGTGGTTTTAATTCCAACAGATTTGATGTTCCGCTTTTAGCTGAAGAACTTTTAAGAGTAGGAATGGATTTTGATCTAAGTAAGTTCAGATTGGTGGATGCGCAAACTATTTTCCATAAGAAAGAGCCTAGAAATCTTGGGGCCGCTTATCAGTTTTATTGTGGAAAAACATTGGAAAATGCACATTCAGCAGAAGCTGATGTAATGGCAACGTTTGAAGTACTGGATGCACAGGTAGGAAAATATGAAGATATTCCTAACGAAATTGCGCCATTAAGTGAGTTCACTTTCCATAATAAAAATGCTGACCTTGCAGGATTTATCGGGTATAATGATAAAATGGAAGAGGTTTTCAATTTTGGAAAGTATAAAGGTCAGGGGGTAAAAGCGGTATTCCAAAAAGATTTGGGTTACTTCGGGTGGCTTCAGAATGCTGATTTCCCTTTGTACACGAAGAAAGTATTTACAAAGATTCAATTGACCGGTAAATTTTAA
- a CDS encoding DUF6427 family protein, whose protein sequence is MFKLLSKESNIFSIPVYIGFLLLVVIIFNILNFNTYEAIIAGITFLGIALGYFGFHSIALNYQTHLPLFLYSFFIFGLYPGNLDIGIAVSLLTNSFLMLLLTSADEDIRKKSYVLVGAIVALNFIFLPTTWPMAVFVIIHVIATSAKIGLNIFRFLLGIVMITFSYFSVMYFVQFTSWNIDYFPFGKIKPITDYTELLPLIPVTLMLIYAVYDHFSNYNKKSPISRYKYTFLLVFSLAQLVTIILYMNTTYEYLLLLAFPSSIILSRMMRFLPKYWMQEVSLWLIIISLLTFKAGTVFDLF, encoded by the coding sequence ATGTTTAAATTACTTTCAAAAGAAAGCAATATTTTTTCAATTCCTGTTTATATTGGTTTTCTTCTATTAGTAGTAATAATATTTAACATACTGAATTTCAACACTTATGAAGCAATTATTGCCGGAATTACTTTTCTGGGAATTGCTTTGGGATATTTTGGTTTTCACAGTATTGCACTTAATTATCAGACGCATCTGCCCTTATTCTTATATTCTTTTTTCATTTTTGGGCTTTATCCCGGGAATCTTGATATAGGAATCGCGGTTTCGCTGCTTACGAATTCCTTTCTTATGCTTCTCCTGACCAGTGCAGATGAAGACATCAGAAAAAAATCTTATGTACTGGTTGGAGCCATTGTTGCGCTGAATTTTATTTTCCTGCCCACTACATGGCCCATGGCTGTTTTTGTGATCATTCACGTGATTGCTACTTCTGCCAAAATAGGTTTGAATATTTTCAGATTTCTTTTGGGTATTGTAATGATTACATTCAGTTATTTTTCTGTGATGTACTTCGTTCAGTTCACCTCATGGAATATAGATTACTTCCCATTTGGGAAAATAAAGCCAATCACTGATTATACAGAATTGCTTCCTCTGATCCCTGTGACACTGATGCTTATTTATGCAGTATATGACCACTTTTCGAACTATAACAAAAAAAGCCCGATAAGCAGATATAAATATACTTTCCTGCTTGTTTTCTCTTTAGCTCAGCTTGTTACCATCATCCTGTATATGAATACTACTTATGAATATTTGCTGCTTCTGGCATTTCCTTCAAGTATTATTCTGAGCAGAATGATGAGATTTTTACCGAAATACTGGATGCAGGAGGTAAGCTTATGGCTTATAATTATTAGTTTACTGACCTTTAAAGCAGGTACAGTTTTTGATTTATTTTAA
- a CDS encoding KUP/HAK/KT family potassium transporter: MADVTEDGYHFDIKKLSFIGVLVSLGIVFGDIGTSPLYVMKAIVNARSQGSNMPFNEYIEGALSCIIWTLTLQTTIKYVIIALRADNKGEGGILALFSLVRNLKKGWLYLIAIIGAAALIADGVITPSLTVMSAIEGLEIYNPHTPVVPITIGILIAIFVVQQFGTSFIGKFFGPVMVVWFLVLGGLGVMHLSENFEILRSFNPYYAYKLIANSPSAIVILGAVFLCTTGAEALYSDLGHCGARNIRVSWAFVKVMLILNYLGQGAWLLTNYNKPGFSVVNPFFGIMEEWMIIPGVILATAAAIIASQALITGSFTIFSEAMSLNLWPNQKIDYPSGVKGQMYIPRINWGLLILCIIVVLHFRESGKMEAAYGLSITVTMLMTTVLLVFWLLKHRVSKVLILFFALVYMAIELGFFSANIIKFMEGGWITVVLAGSIGVSMYAWYNGRLIKTRFIQFVKIEKYVSILKDMKLDETIPKYATNLAYLSRAKRNDEVESKIIYSIIKKQPKRADHYFILSIVNQEDPYTFRYTVDEILPGTVYKINFLLGFKVDRRINDYFNMVLKDLMADGTIPSRSSHPSLRAHDIPPDLKYVIIDNTYINDILLTVKQKITLNIYNFVKYIGSDDFKAWGVSSHNVEVESAPITELTVYDNKIEQSGYFRHNS, translated from the coding sequence ATGGCAGACGTTACAGAAGATGGTTATCATTTTGACATAAAGAAACTTTCTTTTATTGGAGTTTTAGTCTCTCTAGGAATTGTTTTTGGGGATATCGGGACATCACCGCTTTACGTAATGAAAGCGATTGTGAATGCAAGATCACAAGGTAGTAATATGCCTTTCAATGAATACATAGAAGGGGCTCTTTCCTGTATCATTTGGACGCTTACCTTACAAACTACCATTAAATATGTGATCATCGCCTTAAGGGCAGATAATAAAGGAGAGGGAGGTATTTTGGCCTTGTTTTCACTCGTGAGAAACCTTAAGAAAGGATGGCTGTATCTTATTGCTATTATTGGGGCGGCAGCACTTATAGCAGATGGAGTGATTACCCCGTCGCTTACCGTGATGTCAGCTATTGAAGGTCTTGAGATCTATAATCCACATACTCCTGTAGTCCCTATTACAATTGGAATTCTGATTGCAATTTTTGTGGTACAGCAATTTGGAACCAGCTTTATCGGGAAGTTTTTTGGTCCCGTTATGGTGGTCTGGTTTTTAGTATTAGGTGGTCTGGGAGTCATGCATTTAAGTGAGAATTTTGAAATTCTAAGATCTTTCAATCCTTATTATGCTTACAAACTTATAGCAAACTCCCCAAGTGCTATTGTTATTCTTGGAGCAGTTTTCCTTTGTACAACAGGAGCAGAAGCTCTTTATTCAGATTTAGGACACTGTGGTGCCAGAAATATCAGAGTAAGCTGGGCATTTGTAAAAGTTATGCTTATTCTAAACTATCTTGGACAGGGAGCTTGGCTTCTGACCAATTATAATAAACCTGGTTTTTCAGTAGTAAACCCATTCTTTGGGATTATGGAAGAATGGATGATTATACCAGGGGTAATTCTGGCAACAGCTGCAGCAATTATTGCCAGCCAGGCCTTAATTACAGGCTCATTTACAATTTTCTCTGAAGCAATGTCTCTTAACTTATGGCCTAATCAAAAAATTGATTATCCTTCAGGAGTTAAAGGGCAGATGTATATCCCTAGAATTAATTGGGGACTTCTGATTTTGTGTATTATTGTAGTTCTCCACTTTAGAGAATCAGGGAAAATGGAAGCAGCATATGGACTTTCCATTACTGTCACCATGCTTATGACCACTGTACTGTTGGTTTTCTGGTTATTAAAACACAGAGTAAGCAAGGTATTGATATTGTTTTTTGCTTTAGTTTATATGGCAATAGAGCTAGGTTTCTTCAGTGCAAATATTATCAAATTCATGGAAGGTGGTTGGATCACGGTTGTACTAGCAGGTTCTATCGGAGTTTCTATGTATGCGTGGTATAACGGAAGACTAATAAAAACAAGATTTATCCAGTTTGTAAAAATAGAAAAATATGTATCTATTCTTAAAGACATGAAGCTGGATGAGACTATTCCAAAATATGCGACCAATCTGGCGTACCTGAGCAGAGCAAAAAGAAACGATGAAGTAGAATCTAAAATTATCTATTCCATTATCAAGAAACAGCCGAAAAGAGCAGATCATTATTTTATTTTAAGTATTGTAAACCAGGAAGATCCTTATACTTTCAGATATACAGTAGACGAAATTTTACCGGGTACGGTTTATAAAATCAATTTCCTTTTAGGATTTAAAGTAGACCGTAGAATCAATGATTACTTTAATATGGTCTTGAAAGACTTAATGGCTGACGGGACTATTCCTTCAAGAAGCAGTCACCCTTCATTAAGAGCCCATGATATACCACCGGATCTGAAATATGTGATCATAGATAACACCTATATCAACGATATACTTTTAACTGTAAAACAAAAGATTACCCTTAATATTTACAACTTTGTGAAGTATATCGGAAGTGATGACTTTAAGGCTTGGGGAGTATCTTCACACAACGTTGAAGTAGAGTCTGCACCTATTACAGAGCTTACTGTATATGATAACAAAATAGAGCAGTCAGGGTACTTTCGCCACAACTCTTAA
- a CDS encoding DUF2147 domain-containing protein, producing the protein MKKILLTFALSLFSVLTFAQIEGKWKTIDDETKQAKSIVEIFKKSDGKYYGKVSQLLIKPADPNCTVCKDDRKGKPILGLEIIRGLTKEKDEFTGGTITDPKTGKTYKCTITRSGDKLNVRGYLGLSLLGRTQVWDRVN; encoded by the coding sequence ATGAAAAAAATATTGTTAACATTCGCGCTGTCCCTATTTAGTGTGCTTACGTTTGCACAGATCGAAGGGAAGTGGAAAACAATAGATGATGAAACAAAACAGGCAAAATCTATTGTGGAGATTTTTAAAAAATCGGACGGGAAATATTATGGGAAAGTTTCTCAATTACTGATAAAGCCGGCTGATCCGAATTGTACAGTTTGTAAGGATGACAGAAAAGGAAAACCAATTTTAGGTTTGGAAATCATCAGAGGGCTTACCAAGGAGAAAGATGAGTTCACAGGGGGAACCATTACAGACCCTAAAACAGGAAAAACGTATAAATGTACCATTACCAGAAGCGGAGATAAGCTAAATGTAAGAGGCTACTTAGGACTGTCTTTATTGGGAAGAACCCAAGTGTGGGATAGAGTTAATTAA